From Labrus bergylta chromosome 22, fLabBer1.1, whole genome shotgun sequence, one genomic window encodes:
- the LOC136177426 gene encoding putative C-type lectin domain family 20 member A, protein MCVLLTGWNISSCLPSQYHYVAEPMTWTEAQTYCRETYTDLATVENIEEMKQLLSTVPSLLDKHFVWIGLYSKIEWKWSDGYTESGADYRNWQPAEPNFYGGQFCVQMSVFNSGTLFDYFCSVRRNFICYTGTQQDPEFVFVNERMSWSNAQKHCRENFIDLATVRNFNDTEKFLSWVQKGKEVWIGLYRDPDFNWSNGSPSTYTYWKRSPTPLGSMSVACGAAEMPTSGKWILSDCETKLPFICYSPPSKQQVIKLRMKPEDSTVDLNDPAVKADIMKKLQDRLKEKGLSGVTLKWKEQPDGKVFHKEEKR, encoded by the exons atgtgtgttctcCTCACAGGCTGGAACATCTCCTCATGCCTTCCCTCTCAGTATCACTATGTAGCTGAGCCTATGACTTGGACTGAAGCTCAGACCTACTGCAGAGAGACGTACACAGACCTTGCCACTGTTGAAAACAttgaagaaatgaaacaacTTCTCTCCACAGTTCCATCTCTACTTGATAAACATTTTGTCTGGATCGGCCTGTACAGTAAAATCGAGTGGAAATGGTCAGACGGCTACACAGAGAGTGGGGCTGATTATAGGAACTGGCAGCCTGCAGAACCCAACTTTTACGGAGGTCAATTCTGTGTTCAAATGAGTGTGTTCAATAGTGGAACATTGTTCGATTACTTCTGCTCTGTCAGACGTAATTTTATCTGTTACACAG GGACACAACAGGATCCTGAGTTTGTCTTTGTCAATGAACGCATGTCTTGGTCCAATGCTCAGAAGCACTGCAGGGAGAACTTCATAGACCTGGCCACTGTGAGGAACTTCAATGACACAGAGAAGTTCCTGAGCTGGgtgcaaaaaggaaaagaggtaTGGATTGGTTTGTACAGAGATCCTGACTTTAACTGGTCTAATGGGAGTCCCTCCACATACACATACTGGAAACGCAGTCCAACTCCATTAGGCTCCATGAGCGTGGcttgtggagctgcagagatGCCTACATCAGGAAAATGGATTTTGTCTGACTGCGAAACTAAACTCCCGTTCATTTGCTACAGCCCTCCAT CAAAACAGCAGGTGATAAAGCTCAGGATGAAGCCAGAGGACTCCACTGTGGATCTGAATGACCCTGCTGTGAAAGCCGACATAATGAAAAAG CTCCAGGACAGGCTGAAGGAGAAAGGACTGAGTGGAGTCACCCTGAAGTGGAAAGAGCAGCCTGATGGGAAAGTTTTCCACAAGGAAGAAAAACGATGA
- the LOC136177404 gene encoding lymphocyte antigen 75-like, producing the protein MEKFWLGLLCLSGWNISSCLPSQYHYVAEPMTWTEAQTYCRETYTDLATVENTEEMKQLLSTVPSLLDEHFVWIGLYSKIEWKWSDGYTESGADYRNWKPAEPNFFGGQFCVLMNVFNSGTLFDYFCSARHNFICYTGTQQDPEFVFVNESMSWSNAQKHCRENFIDLATVRNFNDTEKFLSWVQKGNAVWIGLYRDPDFNWSNGSPSTYTYWKDIRTPLGSMSAACGAAEMPTSGKWILSDCETKLPFVCYSPPSKQQVMKLRMKPEDSTVDLNDPAVKADIMKKLQDRLKEKGLSGVTLKWKEQPDGKVFHKEEKCSQKKNAENFKLCT; encoded by the exons ATGGAGAAGTTCTGGCTGGGTCTCTTGTGTCTCTCAG GCTGGAACATCTCCTCATGCCTTCCCTCTCAGTACCACTATGTAGCTGAGCCTATGACTTGGACTGAAGCTCAGACCTACTGCAGAGAGACGTACACAGACCTTGCCACTgttgaaaacactgaagaaatgaaacaacTTCTCTCCACAGTTCCATCTCTGCTTGATGAACATTTTGTCTGGATCGGCCTGTACAGTAAAATAGAGTGGAAATGGTCAGACGGCTACACAGAGAGTGGGGCTGATTATAGGAACTGGAAGCCTGCAGAACCCAACTTTTTCGGAGGTCAATTCTGTGTTCTAATGAATGTGTTCAATAGTGGAACATTGTTCGATTACTTCTGCTCTGCCAGACATAATTTTATCTGTTACACAG GGACACAACAGGATCCTGAGTTTGTCTTTGTCAATGAAAGCATGTCTTGGTCCAATGCTCAGAAGCACTGCAGGGAGAACTTCATAGACCTGGCCACTGTGAGGAACTTCAATGACACAGAGAAGTTCCTGAGCTGGGTGCAAAAAGGAAACGCGGTATGGATTGGTTTGTACAGAGATCCTGACTTTAACTGGTCTAATGGGAGTCCCTCCACATACACATACTGGAAAGACATTCGAACTCCATTAGGCTCCATGAGCGCGGcttgtggagctgcagagatGCCAACATCAGGAAAATGGATTTTGTCTGACTGCGAAACTAAACTCCCATTCGTTTGCTACAGCCCTCCAT CAAAACAGCAGGTGATGAAGCTCAGGATGAAGCCAGAGGACTCCACTGTGGATCTGAATGACCCTGCTGTGAAAGCCGACATAATGAAAAAG CTCCAGGACAGGCTGAAGGAGAAAGGACTGAGTGGAGTCACCCTGAAGTGGAAAGAGCAGCCTGATGGGAAAGTTTTCCACAAGGAAGAAAAATGTTCTCAGAAGAAAAACGCTGAAAACTTTAAGCTCTGCACATGA